Proteins from a genomic interval of Beijerinckia indica subsp. indica ATCC 9039:
- a CDS encoding alpha/beta fold hydrolase: MDLPVTTRLIEANGLIFEIDECLPANGDTRKLALCLHGFPESKFSWKHQLPLLGTLGYRAWAPNLRGYGGSSRPKSVGAYGLDHLVADVEGLIAASKAEETLLIGHDWGAIIAWHCAMRKIRTLSRLVIMNVPHPTRYIEEIAVNPAQRRKSWYVLFFQLPRIPEFVLTRNKARAISGIILKMAVDRSRFPAEVLDQYRANALIPGAMTAMLNYYRAAFRAGRKAMAPSQNRVEVPTLIIWGEEDGALEKSLVFGTERFVSDLTVRFLPGVSHWVQQEAPETVNAILRAWLTHVPSL; encoded by the coding sequence ATGGATCTCCCTGTTACGACGCGTTTGATCGAGGCTAACGGTCTCATCTTCGAGATTGATGAATGCTTGCCCGCCAATGGCGATACGCGAAAGCTCGCGCTTTGCCTGCATGGATTTCCGGAATCGAAATTTTCCTGGAAACACCAATTGCCGTTGCTTGGGACGTTGGGCTACCGGGCCTGGGCGCCAAATTTGCGAGGCTATGGCGGAAGTTCACGCCCCAAAAGTGTCGGGGCCTATGGCCTTGATCATCTCGTCGCCGATGTGGAAGGTCTGATTGCGGCCTCCAAGGCCGAGGAGACCCTGTTGATCGGGCATGATTGGGGCGCAATCATTGCATGGCATTGCGCGATGCGGAAAATCCGCACCTTGAGCCGCCTCGTCATTATGAATGTGCCGCATCCAACGCGCTATATCGAGGAGATCGCCGTCAATCCAGCGCAGCGGCGCAAGAGCTGGTATGTCCTCTTCTTCCAATTGCCGCGGATTCCTGAATTTGTGCTCACGCGCAACAAGGCGCGGGCCATATCCGGCATCATCTTGAAAATGGCGGTCGACAGGAGCCGCTTTCCCGCTGAGGTTCTGGACCAGTATCGCGCCAATGCTCTGATCCCTGGCGCGATGACGGCGATGCTCAATTATTACCGCGCGGCTTTTCGCGCTGGCCGCAAGGCCATGGCTCCCTCACAAAACCGCGTCGAGGTTCCGACCCTGATCATCTGGGGCGAGGAAGACGGGGCGCTGGAAAAATCCCTCGTTTTCGGCACCGAACGTTTCGTGTCGGACCTGACGGTGCGCTTCCTCCCCGGTGTATCCCATTGGGTGCAGCAGGAAGCACCCGAAACGGTCAACGCAATCCTCCGCGCGTGGCTGACGCATGTACCGAGCCTCTAA